From a region of the bacterium genome:
- a CDS encoding epoxyqueuosine reductase QueH, with translation MRILLHACCGPCLVAPARALAAEGREILAFWYNPNVQPYREYRKRLAAFKEVISRDGWPAEVDDRYDVDFFLREVAVRREGRCPRCYNERLSRAAARAAARGCDAFTTTLLISRHQDHEAVLDAGARAGAEAGVAFMGRDFRPLDDESHRLAREMGLYLQGYCGCIYSEEERYRKPEDVDSSEVRFGG, from the coding sequence ATGAGGATACTCTTACACGCCTGTTGCGGGCCTTGTTTGGTGGCGCCGGCGCGCGCGCTTGCGGCGGAAGGGCGCGAGATACTGGCCTTTTGGTACAACCCGAACGTCCAGCCGTACCGCGAGTACCGCAAAAGGCTCGCCGCGTTCAAGGAAGTAATAAGCCGCGACGGCTGGCCCGCCGAGGTGGACGACCGCTACGACGTCGATTTTTTCCTGAGGGAGGTCGCCGTTCGCCGGGAGGGCCGGTGCCCGCGTTGCTACAACGAGCGGCTTTCGCGAGCCGCGGCGCGGGCGGCGGCGCGCGGCTGCGACGCCTTTACGACGACGCTGCTGATATCGCGCCACCAGGACCACGAGGCCGTGCTGGACGCGGGGGCCCGGGCGGGGGCGGAGGCCGGCGTCGCGTTTATGGGGCGAGATTTCAGACCTTTGGACGACGAGAGCCACCGACTCGCCCGCGAGATGGGGCTCTACCTCCAGGGTTATTGCGGCTGTATATACAGCGAGGAGGAACGTTACCGCAAGCCGGAGGACGTTGACTCGAGCGAAGTTCGATTTGGCGGTTAA
- a CDS encoding ParA family protein yields MARKIAVASQKGGVGKTTTAVNLSASLAVAEKKTLLVDLDPQACASVALDFNQDLLYRGVYEIFTRNFPASGSVHETEIPNLYVIPSNIWSNNAEDEITRGSLNRTMLARSVEELEDEYDYIIMDSPPSMGHLMVSALVAADSVLVPVQAEFYSYHAFEQFIRLVKTVRLSVNPDLDIEGFLLTMYDGRTKLAHEVESDLRRRFGRLVFRTVIPRSVALAEAPAHGKPAITFDGRSAGAQAYMHLAGEIVRRRRNRAKPRV; encoded by the coding sequence ATGGCACGTAAAATCGCCGTAGCCAGCCAAAAAGGCGGCGTCGGGAAAACAACCACCGCGGTGAACTTGAGCGCTTCCCTGGCCGTCGCGGAGAAGAAGACGCTCCTCGTCGACCTCGACCCCCAAGCCTGCGCGAGCGTAGCCTTGGACTTCAACCAGGATTTGCTCTACCGCGGCGTGTACGAGATATTCACGCGGAACTTCCCCGCCTCCGGCAGCGTACACGAAACCGAAATACCCAACCTCTACGTCATCCCCAGCAACATCTGGTCGAACAACGCCGAAGACGAGATAACGCGGGGTTCCCTCAACCGCACCATGCTCGCCCGCTCGGTGGAAGAACTCGAGGACGAATACGATTATATAATAATGGATTCGCCGCCGAGTATGGGGCACTTGATGGTGTCGGCGCTCGTCGCGGCGGATTCCGTCCTTGTCCCGGTGCAAGCGGAATTTTATTCCTACCACGCCTTCGAGCAATTCATCCGCCTCGTCAAAACCGTCCGCCTCAGCGTCAACCCCGACCTCGATATTGAGGGGTTTTTGTTGACGATGTACGACGGGCGGACGAAACTCGCGCACGAAGTAGAGAGCGACCTTCGTCGCCGCTTCGGCAGGCTCGTATTCAGAACCGTAATTCCGCGCAGCGTCGCGCTGGCCGAAGCGCCGGCACACGGAAAACCGGCCATCACCTTCGACGGCCGGTCGGCGGGCGCGCAGGCGTATATGCACCTCGCCGGCGAAATCGTTCGGCGACGGCGAAACCGGGCAAAGCCCCGCGTTTAA
- a CDS encoding 4Fe-4S dicluster domain-containing protein, whose amino-acid sequence MVAAVGYVEIDRRRCDLCGACVAVCAPLALRIEGETLAYDAAACTACGDCLITCPVEALAATE is encoded by the coding sequence ATGGTCGCGGCCGTGGGATACGTCGAGATCGACCGCCGGCGATGCGACCTGTGCGGCGCGTGCGTCGCGGTATGCGCTCCCCTCGCGCTCCGCATCGAGGGCGAAACGCTCGCCTACGACGCCGCGGCCTGTACCGCCTGCGGCGATTGCCTTATTACCTGCCCGGTGGAGGCGCTGGCGGCGACGGAGTAA
- a CDS encoding BamA/TamA family outer membrane protein encodes MTSYIRSNPTTWHRRAKLRDFKYKLVWALAFGVVFTAARAAAFGKSIVRNEKLSWRVLSTEHFDIYYYEEEDFLLDWAAEIAEDAYVSISDELGYDLSKRIPIILFMSARHFEQNNISPVSGEGVGGFSEPLKSRLVMPYNGSQRQFEETMVHEMAHIFQFDMLFPTIGAVFTAAAPPDWLMEGMSTYYGNDVDPEGEMVLRDAVMSENVPDLEQLSNFGYLPSPYVGYKLGQSVMQYLVETYGDDALAELLEAFKGTTLRRPDSALEDAFGIKLADLNEDWRVWLRQRYWPLIGEKEQLKDFATELTPKDDRRDYISYFKPKWSLSGDLVACLTVKERFLDVFLVNAETGEKFENLTKGYSLSKYEYIMYLQNGLSWSPDGNFIAFVGKKGTYDQIFILNVFNRKIARRYNPKFEDILSPAYSPDGTKIAFAGVKRAKRDIYVLDVASGRVAQVTDDFYSEGYPGWSPDGEYVYYASERQTYHDIFRVRPDGTGLEQITFGGHENVSPAVSPDGSRLMFVSDRVGGIFNIFAMDLKTREVGRYTDVVTGVMDAAWSPDGETVAFTSFENMTYSIWTMPWRNEPVAEVALERPEPGDYGYEEWLARRGNPGEGGEGVESSAPGRPAELVAAFAGEEGSGAAGGEGEEGEAGDEEEEEGLEPPTVRDLVVSDVVAGSRKYGVKFSPDYLYTTFSYTSGGVLTNYSVFGLSDILGSHRIDVLFDLTSLGSFQDINVALDYYYMTRRTSYVFSAVTWQDWYIANEIGFDQRLSGGSAVASYPLNMRNRVDAGLYGYQRRRRYFYSADETPIPHQQGNLLGALAGFTRDTSQWGYYHPTAGTRLAYTVRQTVPATPSSLYYTEQLLDARRYIRISRRISLAFRAAGGAGLGRDPQNFFIAGGSTLRGYRYDEVYGTRFGLGSCEFRFPIIDYVVWPIEGFAIGGFRGLFFVDVGSAWGDYDNESIYPDDHQWHTDDEDLEHDRFTFATSEGGWHLVHGKMSFGTGFRWWLGYFDLKFDWGWRTNLRGVEKPPRFQFSLGSDF; translated from the coding sequence ATGACTTCGTATATACGCTCCAACCCCACGACGTGGCACAGACGCGCGAAGTTGCGAGATTTTAAATACAAGTTGGTGTGGGCCTTAGCCTTCGGGGTCGTTTTTACCGCCGCGCGCGCGGCGGCTTTCGGCAAGTCCATCGTCCGCAACGAGAAGCTTTCCTGGCGGGTCCTTTCCACGGAACATTTCGATATTTATTACTACGAGGAGGAAGACTTCCTCCTCGACTGGGCGGCCGAAATCGCCGAGGACGCGTACGTCAGCATTTCGGACGAGCTGGGGTACGACCTCTCCAAACGCATACCCATAATCCTTTTTATGTCGGCGCGGCATTTCGAACAGAACAACATAAGTCCGGTATCGGGGGAGGGCGTGGGCGGCTTCTCGGAACCGCTCAAGAGCCGCCTCGTAATGCCCTACAACGGCTCGCAGCGCCAATTCGAGGAGACCATGGTCCACGAGATGGCGCATATCTTCCAGTTCGATATGTTGTTCCCGACCATAGGCGCGGTGTTTACGGCGGCGGCGCCGCCGGACTGGCTTATGGAGGGAATGTCTACTTACTACGGCAACGACGTCGACCCGGAAGGCGAGATGGTCTTACGCGACGCCGTTATGAGCGAGAACGTGCCCGACCTCGAGCAACTGAGCAATTTCGGATATTTACCCAGCCCGTACGTCGGTTATAAGCTCGGCCAATCGGTTATGCAATACCTGGTCGAAACGTACGGCGACGACGCGCTGGCCGAGCTGCTGGAGGCGTTCAAGGGCACGACGCTCAGGAGGCCCGACAGCGCCCTGGAGGACGCGTTCGGCATTAAGCTCGCCGACCTCAACGAGGATTGGAGGGTTTGGCTTCGCCAACGTTATTGGCCCCTCATCGGCGAAAAAGAACAGCTCAAGGATTTCGCCACCGAGCTGACGCCCAAGGACGACAGGCGCGATTATATTTCGTATTTCAAACCGAAGTGGTCGCTCTCGGGCGATTTAGTGGCGTGCCTTACGGTCAAGGAGCGCTTCCTGGACGTCTTCCTCGTGAACGCCGAGACGGGTGAGAAGTTCGAGAACCTCACCAAGGGTTATTCACTGTCGAAGTACGAATACATAATGTACCTGCAGAACGGCCTTAGCTGGTCGCCGGACGGCAACTTCATCGCTTTCGTCGGCAAGAAGGGCACCTACGACCAGATATTTATATTGAACGTCTTCAACCGTAAAATAGCCCGGCGTTACAACCCGAAGTTCGAGGATATACTCTCGCCGGCGTACTCGCCCGACGGTACTAAGATCGCCTTCGCCGGCGTCAAGCGCGCCAAGCGGGACATCTACGTTCTGGACGTAGCGTCGGGCCGGGTCGCGCAGGTCACCGACGACTTCTACTCCGAAGGCTATCCCGGTTGGTCGCCGGACGGCGAGTACGTATACTACGCCTCCGAGAGACAGACGTACCACGACATATTCCGCGTACGGCCCGACGGGACGGGCCTGGAGCAGATCACGTTCGGTGGTCACGAGAACGTTTCGCCCGCGGTATCGCCCGACGGCTCGCGGCTGATGTTCGTGTCGGACCGCGTCGGCGGCATCTTCAATATCTTCGCGATGGATTTGAAGACGCGGGAGGTAGGCCGGTACACGGACGTCGTGACCGGCGTCATGGACGCGGCCTGGTCCCCCGACGGCGAGACGGTAGCGTTTACCTCTTTCGAGAACATGACCTATTCTATTTGGACCATGCCGTGGCGGAACGAGCCGGTGGCGGAGGTCGCGCTCGAGCGCCCCGAGCCGGGCGACTACGGGTACGAGGAGTGGCTGGCGCGGCGCGGCAACCCGGGGGAGGGCGGCGAAGGAGTCGAATCGTCGGCGCCCGGCCGACCGGCGGAACTCGTAGCGGCGTTCGCCGGCGAGGAGGGCTCGGGAGCGGCCGGCGGCGAGGGCGAGGAAGGCGAGGCCGGCGACGAGGAGGAGGAGGAGGGGCTCGAGCCGCCGACGGTCCGGGACCTCGTCGTTTCGGACGTCGTGGCCGGCTCCCGGAAGTACGGCGTTAAATTCAGCCCCGATTATCTGTACACCACTTTTTCCTATACTTCGGGCGGCGTTTTGACCAACTATTCCGTCTTCGGTTTAAGCGACATCCTGGGCAGCCACCGCATCGACGTCCTCTTCGATTTGACGTCGCTGGGGTCCTTTCAGGATATAAACGTCGCGTTGGATTACTATTACATGACGAGGCGCACGTCGTACGTCTTCTCGGCGGTAACGTGGCAGGATTGGTACATCGCGAACGAGATCGGCTTCGACCAGCGCCTTTCGGGCGGGTCGGCCGTAGCCTCCTATCCGTTGAATATGAGGAACCGGGTCGACGCCGGCCTTTACGGTTACCAACGCCGGCGGAGGTATTTTTACAGTGCGGACGAGACGCCGATACCCCACCAGCAAGGGAATTTGCTGGGCGCGTTGGCCGGGTTCACTCGCGATACGTCGCAGTGGGGGTACTACCACCCCACCGCGGGCACGCGCCTGGCCTATACCGTCCGCCAGACCGTGCCGGCCACGCCGTCGTCGCTTTATTATACCGAGCAGCTCCTCGACGCCCGGCGGTATATAAGGATATCGAGGCGGATAAGCCTCGCGTTCCGGGCCGCGGGGGGCGCCGGCCTAGGCCGCGACCCGCAGAACTTCTTCATCGCCGGCGGTTCGACGTTGCGGGGTTACCGTTACGACGAAGTCTACGGCACGCGCTTCGGCCTGGGTAGCTGCGAGTTCCGGTTCCCGATAATCGATTACGTCGTGTGGCCCATAGAGGGGTTCGCCATCGGCGGCTTCCGCGGCCTTTTCTTCGTTGACGTCGGCTCCGCCTGGGGGGACTACGACAACGAATCCATCTACCCCGACGACCACCAATGGCATACCGACGACGAGGACCTCGAACACGACCGCTTCACGTTCGCGACGTCGGAGGGCGGGTGGCACCTGGTCCACGGCAAGATGTCGTTCGGGACCGGTTTCAGGTGGTGGCTGGGGTACTTCGACTTGAAGTTCGATTGGGGTTGGCGCACCAACCTCCGGGGCGTGGAGAAGCCGCCGCGCTTCCAATTCTCGTTGGGTTCGGATTTCTAA
- a CDS encoding tetratricopeptide repeat protein, producing MRSRLLAAALVAFAAAALCLAATGDGPSLADLELLRVPREELPPGEAELATKLQFARALILGGKAEEALAALDEVLVRDVAGTFTVEVLYYKGFALDILGRYDAAIVNYQEALKERPDDPTVLLALGQAYLDAGRDDDARATFEQVLARVPQDSGALTGLAYLDLKGGDDAEARAKLERALAADPENALAMSYLGLLEMQARKYDLARAHLENALALEAASLTANYNLGGILFMQGDYAGAEKRYRAVLERKPGDGEARFYLAAALEAQGRYEEAFAEAEKVVDSGAVIDGLVEMLDRLQRRIAEK from the coding sequence GTGAGAAGTAGATTGCTCGCCGCCGCGCTGGTCGCGTTCGCGGCCGCGGCGCTTTGCCTTGCCGCCACGGGCGACGGACCGTCGCTGGCCGATTTGGAGCTGTTGCGCGTCCCGCGCGAAGAGTTGCCCCCCGGCGAGGCCGAACTCGCCACCAAGCTGCAGTTCGCCCGGGCGCTTATCCTAGGCGGCAAGGCCGAGGAAGCGCTCGCGGCGCTGGACGAAGTGCTGGTGCGCGACGTCGCCGGAACCTTCACCGTCGAGGTACTATATTACAAAGGTTTCGCGCTGGATATCCTGGGCCGGTACGACGCCGCGATCGTAAATTACCAAGAAGCCCTCAAAGAGCGCCCCGACGACCCGACGGTATTATTAGCGTTGGGTCAAGCCTACCTCGACGCCGGCCGCGACGACGACGCCCGGGCGACGTTCGAACAGGTCCTCGCCCGAGTACCGCAAGATTCGGGGGCCCTGACCGGCCTGGCGTACCTCGACCTCAAAGGGGGCGACGACGCCGAAGCCCGCGCCAAGCTCGAGCGAGCGCTGGCGGCCGACCCCGAGAACGCGCTCGCGATGTCGTACCTCGGCTTGTTGGAGATGCAGGCGCGCAAATACGACCTGGCTCGAGCGCACCTGGAGAACGCGCTGGCGCTCGAGGCCGCCAGCTTAACGGCCAACTACAACCTCGGCGGCATCCTCTTCATGCAGGGCGATTACGCCGGCGCCGAGAAACGCTACCGCGCGGTGCTCGAGCGTAAACCGGGCGACGGCGAAGCGCGTTTTTACCTCGCCGCGGCGCTGGAGGCCCAAGGGCGCTACGAGGAGGCCTTCGCCGAAGCCGAGAAGGTCGTCGATTCGGGGGCCGTAATCGACGGCCTGGTTGAAATGCTGGACCGCCTGCAGCGCCGCATCGCGGAGAAGTGA
- a CDS encoding DUF72 domain-containing protein, protein MEYLVGTSGWDYDHWKGRFYPEDVPKRRRLEFYAREFATVEVNYSFYRWPSEKTLAGWRERTPEGFRFTLKAPRTITHLKKLRDVARLVKDFYKLTDILKEKAGCHLFQLPPSFRRDDDNVALLQKFVASLASGRDNAVEFRHKSWWDEEAYDLLRANGVAFCAVSGLGMPAEPVATADIAYFRFHGERYATRYPLKEIKAYGAAITGLSSRRVYAYFNNDAEAHAVVNAKELRTALEE, encoded by the coding sequence GTGGAATATTTAGTCGGAACGTCCGGGTGGGACTACGACCACTGGAAGGGTAGGTTCTATCCGGAGGACGTACCGAAGAGACGCCGGCTCGAGTTCTACGCCCGGGAATTCGCCACCGTCGAGGTTAATTATTCGTTCTACCGGTGGCCGAGCGAGAAGACCCTGGCCGGCTGGCGCGAGCGAACCCCCGAGGGTTTCCGATTCACGCTCAAGGCGCCGCGGACGATCACCCACCTCAAAAAGCTTCGCGACGTCGCGCGGTTGGTCAAAGACTTCTACAAGCTCACGGATATATTAAAGGAGAAGGCCGGGTGCCACCTCTTCCAGCTGCCGCCGTCGTTCCGCCGCGACGACGACAACGTCGCCCTCCTGCAAAAGTTCGTCGCCTCCCTAGCGTCGGGCCGCGACAACGCCGTCGAGTTCCGCCACAAGAGTTGGTGGGATGAAGAGGCGTACGACTTGCTCAGGGCCAACGGCGTCGCCTTTTGCGCCGTCTCGGGTCTGGGGATGCCGGCGGAGCCCGTCGCCACGGCCGACATCGCTTACTTCCGCTTCCACGGCGAGCGCTACGCCACCCGCTACCCGCTAAAGGAAATAAAAGCGTACGGCGCGGCGATAACGGGGCTCTCGAGCCGCCGGGTTTACGCGTACTTCAACAACGACGCCGAAGCGCACGCAGTAGTTAACGCCAAAGAATTAAGAACGGCGTTGGAGGAATAA
- a CDS encoding methyltransferase translates to MIRTLLTLRALTAVLWAGAVIFSAETRSSWPWLGAAAVIAGEALRLWASGYGGAWSRVDSAEAIAAFSAAGPYRWVRNPKHIGNVAVAVGLSLWAGGLLPWLPLATAFVFILLDSLIQRARDRDLGRRFSREYRAYRGTVPIWLPRFTRRPAAVRSRWRLGVALAGEAAILVQIIAVAAAAFFRPRVIDWFH, encoded by the coding sequence GTGATCCGTACGCTCCTCACGTTGCGCGCGCTAACGGCCGTCCTTTGGGCGGGGGCCGTAATTTTTTCCGCCGAAACGCGCTCGAGCTGGCCTTGGCTCGGCGCCGCGGCCGTTATCGCGGGCGAAGCGTTAAGGCTCTGGGCCTCGGGGTACGGCGGCGCGTGGAGCCGGGTAGATTCCGCGGAAGCGATCGCCGCCTTTTCGGCGGCCGGGCCGTATCGCTGGGTGCGGAACCCGAAGCACATCGGCAACGTCGCCGTCGCCGTCGGCCTGTCGTTATGGGCGGGGGGCCTTCTGCCGTGGCTGCCGCTGGCGACGGCCTTCGTCTTTATCTTGCTGGACTCGCTCATACAGAGAGCGCGCGACCGCGACCTGGGACGGCGCTTCAGCCGGGAGTACCGGGCCTACCGCGGCACGGTCCCCATATGGCTCCCGCGCTTTACGCGCCGCCCCGCGGCCGTGCGGAGCCGATGGCGGCTCGGCGTCGCGCTCGCCGGCGAGGCGGCGATACTGGTCCAAATCATTGCCGTCGCGGCCGCGGCGTTTTTCCGGCCGAGGGTAATAGACTGGTTTCACTAA
- the mutL gene encoding DNA mismatch repair endonuclease MutL produces the protein MAKVRKLDEETIALIAAGEVVEGPWSVVKELTENSLDAGARRVDVSVDGGGFKEIKVADDGCGMGEEDLTLAFERYATSKVARPEDLDAVATLGFRGEALPAIAAVSRVTVYTRAEGEPTGLKAEVAAGAVNVSREGAPPGTTVIVRDLFYNVPARRKFAGKPASEWRRAAEAFKRLALARLGPAFSLTKDRRLQYTTSANATARQRVGEVLGWELLDQLIPVAARSGAFSLEAYLSPASASYGTTGNVYTVVNGRPARAKSVFKGVMSAYDGRLERGRYPLVVLYLELPPEAVDVNVHPRKEEVRFADEGAAFEFVSRAFREELARVGVAVPSTTFEVPAREAPPREAEVTAAVRENVEGYLKRHGLWPGAAPGGFGRGDVRTEAAAAPAAFAVAERSPEGGAVEVLGQLGTTYVIVRRGGDLVVVDQHTAHERVIYDRLLARAGGGAGCQELLMPVTVSLGAAAAADLRPCLPALNDLGFEVEEFGGDAFVLRGHPNDVRVGNVEKFLARVVEDFVEEGRPAELERRRGAVLKGVACHGAVKAGERLEHAEMAALVGELFASPTPDVCPHGRPTMVNLAARDLARLFRR, from the coding sequence ATGGCCAAAGTCCGGAAGCTCGACGAAGAGACGATCGCCCTCATCGCCGCCGGCGAGGTGGTGGAGGGGCCGTGGTCGGTCGTCAAGGAGCTTACGGAGAACAGCCTCGACGCCGGCGCCCGCCGCGTAGACGTGTCCGTCGACGGCGGCGGGTTCAAAGAGATAAAGGTGGCGGACGACGGCTGCGGCATGGGGGAGGAAGACCTGACGCTGGCGTTCGAGCGTTACGCGACGAGCAAAGTCGCGCGTCCCGAAGACCTCGACGCCGTCGCGACGTTGGGGTTCCGGGGCGAGGCGCTGCCCGCCATAGCCGCGGTCTCGCGGGTAACGGTTTACACCCGGGCCGAGGGCGAGCCGACGGGGCTGAAGGCGGAGGTCGCGGCGGGGGCGGTGAACGTTTCGCGCGAGGGCGCGCCGCCGGGGACGACGGTTATCGTTCGAGACCTTTTCTACAACGTCCCGGCGCGCCGCAAGTTCGCCGGTAAGCCGGCCAGCGAGTGGCGCCGCGCGGCGGAGGCGTTCAAGCGTCTCGCGCTCGCGCGGTTGGGGCCGGCGTTCTCGCTCACCAAAGACCGCCGCCTGCAGTACACCACCTCGGCCAACGCCACGGCGCGGCAGCGCGTCGGCGAAGTCCTGGGGTGGGAGCTGTTGGACCAATTGATTCCCGTCGCCGCCCGAAGCGGCGCTTTTTCGCTGGAGGCGTACCTGTCGCCGGCGTCGGCGTCGTACGGGACCACCGGCAACGTGTACACCGTCGTGAACGGCCGGCCGGCCCGCGCCAAATCGGTCTTCAAGGGTGTTATGTCGGCTTACGACGGCAGGCTGGAGCGGGGCCGGTACCCCCTGGTCGTCCTCTACCTCGAGCTGCCGCCGGAAGCCGTCGACGTCAACGTCCACCCCCGGAAGGAGGAAGTCCGCTTCGCGGACGAGGGTGCGGCGTTCGAGTTCGTGAGCCGGGCGTTCCGCGAGGAGCTGGCGCGCGTGGGCGTTGCGGTGCCGTCGACTACTTTCGAAGTGCCGGCGCGAGAGGCGCCGCCCCGCGAGGCGGAGGTAACGGCGGCGGTAAGGGAGAACGTCGAGGGGTATCTGAAAAGGCACGGCCTGTGGCCGGGAGCGGCGCCCGGCGGCTTTGGGAGGGGGGACGTAAGAACGGAGGCCGCGGCCGCGCCGGCGGCCTTCGCCGTCGCCGAACGCTCGCCGGAGGGCGGCGCGGTGGAGGTGCTGGGCCAGCTCGGCACTACGTACGTAATCGTACGGCGGGGGGGCGACCTGGTAGTCGTCGACCAGCACACCGCCCACGAGCGCGTCATCTACGACCGGTTGCTGGCCCGCGCCGGGGGCGGGGCCGGCTGCCAGGAACTCCTCATGCCGGTTACGGTGTCGCTGGGGGCCGCGGCGGCGGCGGATTTACGGCCTTGCCTGCCGGCGCTCAACGACTTGGGCTTCGAGGTGGAGGAATTCGGCGGCGACGCCTTCGTGCTGCGGGGCCATCCCAACGACGTCCGTGTCGGCAACGTCGAAAAATTCCTGGCGCGCGTGGTGGAAGATTTCGTCGAGGAGGGGCGCCCCGCCGAGCTCGAGAGGCGCCGGGGGGCGGTGCTCAAGGGCGTGGCCTGCCACGGCGCCGTGAAGGCCGGCGAGCGTTTGGAACACGCGGAGATGGCGGCGCTGGTGGGCGAGCTCTTCGCGTCGCCCACGCCGGACGTGTGCCCCCACGGTCGCCCGACTATGGTCAACCTCGCCGCGCGCGATTTGGCGCGATTGTTCCGGAGGTGA
- a CDS encoding phosphoribosyltransferase family protein: MFDNRKDAGERLARALEKYRAEDILVLAIPRGGVEVAYEVAKYLGADLALLVARKLPYPRNPEAGFGAVAEDGSTFIFEGAAARLGPKRIEKIKKEQLREIIRRIDVLRKGKPLPEISGRTVILVDDGLAMGSTMRAAIMLCKNKNAAKVVVAVPVAGREVANDIAGMVDELVVLEVPPFFRAVAQVYRNWYDVGDEEVLEIMARAARGWNI; the protein is encoded by the coding sequence GTGTTCGATAACAGAAAAGACGCCGGCGAACGACTGGCCCGAGCTTTAGAGAAATATCGGGCCGAAGACATCCTGGTCCTGGCCATACCCAGGGGCGGCGTAGAGGTGGCGTACGAGGTCGCGAAATACCTGGGGGCCGACCTGGCGTTACTCGTCGCCAGAAAACTGCCCTACCCCCGCAATCCCGAGGCCGGGTTCGGCGCCGTCGCCGAAGACGGCAGCACGTTTATCTTCGAAGGGGCGGCCGCGCGGCTCGGCCCCAAACGAATCGAAAAAATCAAAAAAGAACAGCTCCGCGAGATTATAAGAAGAATCGACGTTTTGCGAAAGGGGAAACCGCTTCCCGAGATATCGGGGAGAACGGTCATACTCGTCGACGACGGCCTGGCCATGGGGTCCACGATGCGCGCGGCCATTATGCTCTGTAAAAACAAGAACGCCGCCAAGGTCGTCGTCGCGGTGCCGGTCGCGGGTCGGGAGGTCGCGAACGATATCGCGGGCATGGTCGACGAGCTGGTCGTTTTGGAGGTGCCGCCGTTCTTCCGGGCGGTGGCGCAAGTCTATCGGAACTGGTACGACGTCGGCGACGAGGAAGTGCTGGAAATAATGGCGAGGGCGGCGCGAGGGTGGAATATTTAG
- a CDS encoding HAD family hydrolase, with amino-acid sequence MTTRNPFDGHGSPIKLVVADLDGTITADELKPLDCQGLSVLRRYNDLSRREGDRTFPPISLITGRPHSYLEAFARFISTPLPSLFESGCGMHLPTAALGREYLFHPALAAPRVSEALERFRAWADDELVGKRGAGVIIGKKYSFSFAAGDCCPVEELLEATRAMPADLAPLFVVTRSIGVVDVTPRPVDKGSGFEWLTGYLRTELGFDVAAADVVGVGDSYNDLPFLAKVGISCAVPNAAAAVRDAVDYVATKPTAEGVAEIVERAAAANLRLGYR; translated from the coding sequence ATGACTACGCGAAATCCTTTTGACGGTCACGGGTCCCCCATCAAACTCGTCGTCGCGGACCTGGACGGGACGATAACCGCGGACGAGCTCAAGCCGCTCGACTGCCAGGGCCTGAGCGTCCTCAGGCGGTATAACGACCTCTCCCGCCGCGAGGGGGACCGGACGTTTCCGCCCATTTCTCTCATCACCGGCCGGCCGCACTCGTACCTCGAGGCGTTCGCGCGCTTTATCTCGACGCCGCTGCCGTCGCTCTTCGAGTCCGGGTGCGGGATGCACTTGCCGACGGCGGCGTTGGGCCGCGAGTACCTCTTCCACCCGGCGCTGGCCGCCCCGCGCGTTTCCGAGGCGCTCGAGCGGTTCCGCGCCTGGGCCGATGACGAGCTGGTGGGGAAGCGCGGCGCCGGCGTAATAATCGGGAAGAAGTATTCCTTCAGCTTCGCGGCCGGCGATTGTTGTCCGGTGGAGGAATTGCTCGAGGCCACCCGCGCCATGCCGGCGGATTTGGCGCCGCTCTTCGTCGTGACGCGGTCCATCGGCGTCGTCGACGTTACGCCGCGGCCGGTAGATAAAGGGTCCGGCTTCGAGTGGCTTACGGGGTATTTGCGGACCGAGCTCGGCTTCGACGTCGCCGCGGCCGACGTCGTGGGCGTCGGGGATTCCTACAACGACCTGCCTTTCCTGGCGAAGGTCGGGATATCTTGCGCCGTGCCGAACGCCGCCGCGGCGGTGCGCGATGCCGTCGATTACGTCGCTACCAAGCCCACCGCCGAGGGCGTCGCGGAAATCGTCGAACGGGCGGCCGCGGCGAACCTGCGGCTCGGGTATCGATAG